The nucleotide sequence CTGCAGTCGCCATCTACTCATGAAGCTCTTATGTACTTGAGATACGACGCGACGGTCTGTGTGCCCAAATGGTAGGGCTTCGAGAAGATACCTGGAGGTAACCCACCTGACCAAGGCTTAGCTACTTATGTTGTTTGATTTTCTTAGAAATTGTGCTGTGTGGCTGAGTTATTTATTGTTTTGCCAAACAGGTGAACATGAGTACATTGAATATTAGTGGACTTGGATCATCTTATGGTCTGCCTATACATGTAACTTGATCATGGTAAGCTAGATGTACCAGCACTGATCacttccttgacactcatcctacaCATCTCCTTGTGAAATAATTGTTGGTGATGTCCCTTGTTCATATTATGTTCCCTGTAGAAATTTTTGTTGCAAACTGAACAAGGATAGATGACAACAGGACAGGAACCAAAATATATTGATACCTAGCTTTGTTTTTGTTGAGTGACATGTTTGAATAGCAGCTTAATTGGAAAATTTAACACAGTTGCATGTGCAGTGCTTTTTAACCGACCATATTCTACTGAACGTCTGACTCCCCCTTAAGATTTAGGTTGGAAATATACTGGAGTAATAGTGGAAGCCACTTTTTGCTTTGGTGATTTTGTGAAGTTCAGATTTTGGTTTATCACTATTCAGACTAATCTTTGTAACAATTTCTTGAGATCTGCCTACAGTACATGAATTTAGTATCAGTTTACATACTATATACACACATGACAAGTTTTTGTGGGGGAAATTTAATCCAGCAAAAACATTGTCATTGTTATTCCCTACAAGTTacttgaagaagaagaaaaatgcccTTTAGACATTTTTAAGAAGCAAAACAAATCTTTCTTTCTATAATTGCAGAAATCCATGGAATCCTTGTGGTAGTTATTTCTCCGGGTATGGCAAAAGTCATGGAGTCTTTACTATTTGTACATGTAAGTGCACACCCAAGTGCATCGATATCAGTAGGCTTTCTGTAGTATAACTGATTTAACATTCTGCGAAATTCATTTCTTGGTCTTTGCATGACCACCTCTGCATCATACACAAAGTGCTCAGAAGAATACATCATGCAGTGACTCCTATAAGGAAGGAATGGAACGAGTATTGATGTTTCACTTTTATCTGTGTTTGTACTTTGCTTTGTCCTAGGAAATCTGGCTAAGGATCATCACTTTTACAGCACACATGACACATCATAATGAAACTATTCTCCTTTCTTCTATTGAAGTCCATGCATATCATGACATGCATTGGAGGACTCAAATTTCATTTTTGTTATTCTTTACATTACTTCCTAATTAAGTCCGCTAAACATTTGTAAAACAGAAGCTTTCTGCAAGCATTATATTTTCCGCCGAATGTGCTATTGTACAAAACATTTTACTTGACATGTGAGCAAAATATAATGTACATTATGCCGATTAACTTTCTTCCGAACTGTTGTATCACCACAAGGGAGATTGTGGTAGTGTAGTACCGAGGAATTAATCCTCAAATTCTTCGGATTTCTGGGAGTGGTGCACTGTATTCTATGGACTTCTGGGAATTAAGCCCCAAATTCTTGGGAGTTCCTCGCTAGAATATTCTATGGTTGCAACAGTATTTCTATTGGGATGCAGTTACAATTATCTCAAGGCTAATGGCATGCTAGATTTTTTGAGTTCTGGGAGTGTTGTACATATGCAGATTCTTATAAAGGTGCATGTAATCAACTTCTGGCTTCCTTTTATCTCTGCATCTATTGTCCATATTACTCATATAAAACTTTGATGGTCAGTTTATTTGCGCACAAATGAAATTCCATAATTTAATAATTTGATCCTCTATTATAATGCTACCAACTGTTATTTTTCATCAAACCATATGTTATGCTTAAGCTGTCTGTTGCTTTTGTTGATTACCAGCTTACATAGATTAGTGCAATATATTCTTATAAGGTTAAGTGCCCTCCTTAGATCTACGGGCTTTAGTAATAGGTGCCACCACCAGTTTGAGTTCTCATATATATGATCTACGACAATTTCAAAAGATGAGTAATTAGTTCAGATCATACTACTTTCCATTACAGCTTTCTCTATGTATACTTGGAGAGCAGTGTGTGTTTTACCTACAATATGCATACCCCCATTGCACCATAGTTCCACTCCAGGAGATGCTGAGATAAACTGAAAATGGAGGAAAAATTGTCCGACTCTTCCTGCTAGCAGGTGGTACCCGCTATGACTCCCATGGGTGGGATTACCGTCACCGCCGCCGAGCCTTCAAATTCAGAAGATAACAAGCAGCCCAAAATCCAAGAAGGAAGCTAATTCAGTTCTTCCAAGATTGCTATTTTTAGGGAGGTTTTTGTTCCAACTTTGCATTGACGACACCATGTTCATTTGGACAATGTTTATATGTTCCTTTGAAGTTCACCCAAGAAAATAAAAAATCTGAAATCTTCATCGGATATTTAATTTGATTCCATTTTTACTATACAATAGACTAAATAGGCCACACCCATATATTCTCTATGTAGAAGTTGTTCATCCAATTGATTCCCATTGATTTGTAACTTTTTTTGTACAATTATGATTTCTTTGTGGTCTGCTTGAACTTCAGTGGCATTCTCAAAAGATAATTGATGGGTTTGTACTTTGTCCTTTTGTTTATAGAGAAAGGGCCATCCCAGAGTATGAATTCAAAATTGTATACCCACATGAATTTTGATGTGGTTTGattgagacgtgcgttgcacgtgcatgttTACTAGTGTAGTAAGGTTGCCCACGAACTAGCCGCTTTTGGCTCCGGGCGGGTGTTCGTGTCTCGTTATGGATGGAGCAGGCTCAGAATTTTTTCGGCTATGGTGGCCAACGATGTTGCTGTGCTGGTTTAGTATTGGAATGAATTGGTTCCGGATCAAAAAAAAATTTGATCGTTTCGTAAAATAAATAACGAAATATGTATTTGGCAACTGTGTGGCAGATTGCAAAACTGCCACACGATCTCATCAACGTCGGTTTTGAATCTAGCAGACACGATCCGCTCCCCCTGGCAGCCCTCCTGTTATCTCTCGCCCTCACCCGCTCTAGTCGTGCATCCACGAAGGCTTCGTGCGCCCGCGCGATGCGCTCGACACCAGCCGCGCCGGCAGGCGTCGGTCGCCGGCGTCCTTGCCCGCGTCAGCCCCTTCTCTTTCCCTTCCTCCTCTCCATCTAATCCCTCCTCTCTCTGCACCTGAGTTCGCGTGGATGCAGCTCCGCCTCCCAGCCTCCCTCTAGTACTCCTTACAACGCCCAACCGTGCCCGCATCGCTCCGGCGAGCTAGCCGCCGCCGACGATCTGAGCTGAGCTCCGCCGCGCTCCACCCTGCCAGCTCTTGCTCTCGATGGTGCAGATGTGAGTTGGGGATGGTGACCATTACCCCTTCCCTAGTGTTTGCGAGGGACTGCAGCAGCCGGTGGTTTGCATCGGCGCACACCCGCGCTTGCTTGGTATGCTTAGACTACAGGATTCTCGCAAAGTCCGACGGAGAATTCTCCATGTCCCAAGGGAGGATCGTATTCTCATTCTCCCCCACAGAAGTGCCTGTCCATCTAGAAGGTAAGTTGAGTTCAGATATCATTGTGTGTCAGCCATTTGTGTAAAGATTTTTCTTGTTTGAGCACATTATCATCATTGGATCAGAGCTTCATCTTACTAGCTTGCTACAGCATTATAGCCACGCATGGATAACTTGAGTATAAACACCACAGTAACTTTGACCATGTTAAAAAAAATTGTTGAAAAGATATCCTTGATAACTTCTGTGTAAATAGTATGAtaacatatgcatcgcatacccgATAACTTAGGTGAAAACATCGTGGTAATTTGGACACGAGCGAAAAAATTGCTAAAACATACCACCGGTAACTGATGTGTACATAGCATGGTAATATATGCACCACATAGTTGATAATTTATGTcaaacaccatgataacttttcAACCCATGGAAAAAAGGTTGATGAAACATACCCCGTAActttttgtgtaaatagcatgatatatTAAGCACCGCAGACCcgataacttacatacaaacaccGCGATAACTTAGGCCAAGGAGggaaaaaaagttgttgaaaatatACCCCCAGTCACTTATGTGAACATAACACGATAATAAACGAACCGCATACTCGATAATTTACATACAAATGATAATTTTGGTCAACGAGGTAAAAGAGTTGCTAAAAAACATCTCCTCCCTCCCCCGCCTTCGATAACTCATGTGAAAATAGCTCAGTAATATATGAACCACATACTCGATAACTTACATAAAAGCACAACGGTAACTTTTACCAAGGAGAGAAAAAATTTGTTGAAACATATACCCCCGATAACTTATGTGACGGTAATATACAAACCACATGCCCCATACCCTATGTACAAATACCATGGTAACTTGACTAGGGGGTTGAAAAGCATCCCCCGATAACATGCGAAAATACCATGGTAATATATCAACCGCATATCCAataacttacgtacaaacaccacgataactttgacTAAAatggaaaaaagttgttgaaaaaccaTAACCCGGTAACTTATATCAAAACAACATGGTAATATACAAATAGCATACTGACATCTTATGTACAAACACTGCGATAACTTTTCAgcaaagaggaaaagttgttgaaAATCATCCCTcggtaacttatgtgaaaataacaCCGTAATGTACGAATTTTCAGTTTCATTTGATCTCATCTCAGGAAGGTACAAGTAATGTGCAAGTTGAAAGAAACCACATGACGTGGTGTAGCCCAGTTGGTTGTTGTTGCTAAATTAATTGTGGGAAGGTTGTGGGTTTGAGTCCCGTCCTATTGCATTTGCATTTTTTTCGCTTTTTTCAAACTGCAAGCGAGGGTGTGTGTGCAGAAACGCGACAGGCCCGCCCCCAGCGGGGGGTCAGGGGGCCCAAAAAATCGGGAGAAGGGAAGGGTTCGTGCGGGGGGATCCAGATGACCCAGAAAATCGGGAGAAGTGATGGGTTTCGTACGGCACGACGGGTGTTTTTGCAATCTGGCACACGGTTGCCAGTTATCACAGTCCAATAAATAAATAGATGTGCCAATAAATAGATGTGCCAACAGAAAGGATGGCTGTCTACCGGAATAATGCTCGAGGCAGTAGCACCAAAAAATTGGACACTGCTACCCAGCCAGCGTGATTCCAACGCCACAGCAGCGCGGCGCATCATTTCCGTTACATCTCATGTGCCTGCCTTCCTCACATGGCCGCGGGCTTCCCCGTAGGAATGGCGCACCCctcgcgcgcgcgcgagagagaagagGGGGCGAGGAAGAAACATTCGAGAGAATTGCAACACCGTCAGAACAGCATCACAGTGCTCCAGTTTTTGTCATTAAGACCCCAAGCTTGTGTGGCTGCTTCATCAAAACATTCCGTGGAAATCAAGGACCAAATAAAGCTCCAGCTGAGAGTAACTAAACCATTTTCCCTGCAACTTTGGAAAAGGATGAGCCCTAAAAGAACTTTGTCACCCAGGCTCAAAACTTGGTACCACACTTCCAGAGTAGCATTAAAATTGTTCAGAGCAACAGGTAACTCTGGGTGCTTTGGATAAGGATTAACCCTAGAAAATGTTGGGATCATCAACATGGACTACTTCTCGCATCAACATGCTGTGTCAATGACTATTTTTTCAGCATGACAGGATGACAACACTGTCAACCCAAATATATTCAGACTCGAAGCAAAGGGACAGCAGATGGCTAAATATTACGTACCCGTCTTGCTGGTAGAACAAATAAAGAAGAGTAGCAGCTGTATTATTAGAAGAAAGACAGGTCGGAAAAGCGTAGAAAATAGAAGAACTTTGTTAGCAAAAAGATCAAAGGTACCTAGACACCTGAACACCATAACATTATTAGAAGTAGCTGAATTGGAGTAGACAGGTCACGGGTATCAGAAAGACATTCATCCAAGTGGTAGTAATCTTCCTGACTTTGGGATTTCATGTACAACTATTTGAAGACATTAGCATGCACTAAACTGCATATAACAAGGCATAACCAAGTAATGCTACAAATCCAATTGTAATGACACAAATTGAGTGAACCTGAGAGTAGATTACCAGTGTAAGGGTACCACCTGAACGAAATTGACAACTGAAAGACATACAAGTTTCTACTCCATTCTAATATATAAAAGAAATTCTTTGGTTACATCTTGTTAAGGTTATCATTTATTCGTCAGCACTCTTTTCGCTCACTATTTCAAGGCATGTAGCCTCAGAATGAAAGATTGAAAGTTGTACTTGAGTGTCATCATGATTATGATATCCCAGCTAAGAACAATACAATGTCAAAAGAATCAATGTTCAAAGTTCGTTTTCAAGATCATGCTAAGTCACGTGCCTTTCAAAAATCAGTCAAAGAGTACCAGTTGGCGTTTACGCACGACTGACCAAGGATGACGAATCCAGTCTCTTAAGTGCAATAAGTAATGGATAATGATGGATAATGGTCACTGTACTCACCAAAGCCCAGCACCACCACACCAACTCTAGACTCCAGCATCTTATAAAGGCAAACTTTCCATTTCAAACATCAGATGGAAAAAAAATTAAGTGTATGATTGTTCAAGTTGATTGCTAATAAACACAATGCTTGACAAGCTGACATTGGTCGCACTCAAAACTTCCATTGAACTGCTGCCACTGGAGTTGCTCATATAAATTAGGATAGCAACTCTATGACACAACCTTCATAGGAATACTGAACTATATCCGTCTACCTTCGTATAGAAAATAATTGTGGGATGATGATAGCAACTCTATGACACAACCTTCACAGGAATACTGAACTATATCCGTCTACCTTCGTATAGAAAATAATTGTGGGATGATGATTCATTTTGCTTGCCAAAATGAGCTATTTATTGTGAAAAGACCCTCTATACAACACTCTTCTGTGCGGCGCTTATGTTGTAGTAAGAACCAACAAATTGGTGGCAGTTAAGGTGAAATCCCCTGGAACTCTGAGCCGAATATGTTCCAGTCATAAGCAAAATGAACAAAACAGAGAATTGCCCGATAAAAATTTGTCACAAATTCAGAAACTAAGAGGCATAAACTTTACAGAGCACTGAATTAGGAGACAACCATGAAATTTCGGAAATTAGGACATGTCAACCGATCCAAAGGGTCAAAGAGCTATACACTTAAACTCAATTATTCTTAGACATCAGTCAATAATATACACAAAGTCAATAAATAAGAAACAAAAACAAGAATTCACAATCACATAAGTTGATACAACAGAGTCATATCGAGAGAAGGGTGACGGAGTTCACCGTGATCTTACTCTGACGGCTCACTCGCCTCGCTCTTCTTGGGCTGCGGTGGGGGCTGGGGGCGGCTGTCGTAGTCAACGACCTCGGCGTCGGTAACGGAGCGGGAGTGCTGGACGATGGATCGGCCGATGGAGTTGATccactcctccttctccttctcggcGTCGGCGATGAAGTACATGGTCTCGGTCGGGGTGGAGAGCTCGAAGGCGAACTGGCGGTTGAGCACGTCCTCGGCGCCCTTGACGGTGAGGCAGGAGGAGACGGGGATGATCCCCCGGGGCACCGAGCCGCGCCTGACGGCGGCGTCCTTGAACCAGAAGAGCCGGCCCTGCTTGAGTACGAACCAGCGCCGCCGCCACGTCTTGATGTACTCGCCCTGCTTGGTCAGCCACCCCGCGCGCTCCGCCCCGTGCCAGAACtccacgccgcccgccgccgggtcgtcgccgccgcccgacgaggaggagcccatCACCGCGCGCCACAGGCTGGCCGCCATCGCGCCGGGGGGGATCGGGGATCCGGGATCGGGTGGGTGCCTGCGAGCGCCGGGGGCTACGACTGGGGAGGAGAGGGACAAAGTGGGTGGGGAGTACTGCGCCGCTGGATTCGGCCGGGCGGCGTTTTTGATGCGATCGCAAAGGCGTCGCTCGAACGGTTTAATTGGCTTTTATCCAGCTGATGACGAGTTGATTCGCTTAAATCCAGTATTATTCACAGAAAATCATAAGGTTTTCTTATAATGGGAAAATCCGAAATCACTActtaaaaagtactccctccgtccgaaaatacttgtcatcaaaatggacaaaaaaaatatatctagaactaaaatacatctagatacatccccttttattcattttgatgacaagtatttccggacggagggagtactcgttACAAAGATTACTCTAACTTTCACGCTTGTCGCAACCTaagagtttttctttttttcgtagatttgtttatttaaaatattttatctcttaaaccgtgcgtccaaatctcgaaccgctttcaccgCTGGATTCCTCGTGCCGATATCTtcaaaactactccctctgtttggaATTATTTGtcttgaaaatggatgtatctagaactaaaatacatctagatacatccatttctgcgacaagtaattctgaacggagggagtagatctcatgttgataggttttgacgaactattttttcagaaaaaaaacgtacaaaaaaaccgaaccgggagcacgggcgttttccctttccgaaagaggcacgcccgtgcctctgacgaaatcacaaccgtgcctctcgcggaagcaaaaccgtgactctcgtgaaaaaaaacgtattttttttccgtttccgaggaggcacggtcgttgttggggatataactattaggtatgacccgcccaggaggggccgggttatcatATGAAGCCCAAGAAAACATTGAAGATAGCGGTTTAGTCAAGGGTCCAAGGCCCAAAGGAGACTTAAGGCCCGTAAGGGTAAACCGTCATATATGTaaaagacttgtattgtaaggcatgtaaagatagtcaccgagccggacacattttatgagccggccgggactccgtgagccgctgagcgtcaacctgtgtatataaagggtcgacccggcggcggttcaggacaagagaTAACAGATCGAAAgttaggtcaagcggattcgctccctggtaatcgagacataaacaatactacctcaaactggattaggcctttaccttcatcgcaaggggccgaaccagtataaactcctgtgtcctttgtcccgtttaacccttttaagctaacctagatgcgatggctccacgactaagtccttttacgaggacatctgtcatgactattccacgacagttgacgcccaccgtggggccagcgtacgatggtttcgagtttttgaagggcaacttcaaagggatcaagggatacgttgtggaccggatgaccaagagtcgtcgcggcaagctctacatcgacgacgcaggctggggccccgtggccggctcaattgagtacgggtaccgggtccccttcgtcggaattcacgtcttcatcggcaagatcggcgagccggacCCTGAGCCAGACatttgcaccgacatcatcgagacggctcagcgtgcaagacccgccgagctcagcccgccgtgaagcgtgccttcgtgggatgcgtccatggaggggaatttgatgaaggatctacgtctggcggtgagacggccatctactctgatggtgagtcgacTACAGGCGAGACTatttcattgtatcaactgcaagatggcaggcttgggggctattccgatggcgacagtattccggacccctatgagctgcCGAGCCGGGTTGCAATCTTTATGGCCGGGACGCAGCCGGTGCAGAATTCTTCGACTATGCCAGCAATGGCCTCCGGGTCAGCAGTGGCGATggtggccggggcaggaggccctgtgcgcccgccgtcTCAAGTTTTGACGAACTTGTTGGATAAGTTGATGGCCTCGTTGACAACAGAGATCAACCCGGCGAATCGAGATCAGCACAACATAGAGGTTGCAAAGCTGCAAGAGGAGATAGAACaagccaaggcggatctggcggctgagggcgtcaggatggccgcagagcgagCTGTCCTGGATGTTCAGGCGCAGCGGATTCAAGCAGAGGCCtaccggctcacgatggatcagaatgccTCAAAATgaagtcatgagaaggaggcacatGTCTCATCTACCTTCAGTTTATTAGGCAAGGAATCTTTTTTGCACGCCTGGGGCGGGGACCAGCAACCCGCCGTAGTTAAACCAGGTTGCATCACCTGGGGCCGGAACACCGGTTCAGCCA is from Triticum aestivum cultivar Chinese Spring chromosome 1B, IWGSC CS RefSeq v2.1, whole genome shotgun sequence and encodes:
- the LOC123135192 gene encoding pleckstrin homology domain-containing protein 1: MAASLWRAVMGSSSSGGGDDPAAGGVEFWHGAERAGWLTKQGEYIKTWRRRWFVLKQGRLFWFKDAAVRRGSVPRGIIPVSSCLTVKGAEDVLNRQFAFELSTPTETMYFIADAEKEKEEWINSIGRSIVQHSRSVTDAEVVDYDSRPQPPPQPKKSEASEPSE